A stretch of bacterium DNA encodes these proteins:
- a CDS encoding DedA family protein, whose translation MELIAQFIDFFIHLDVHLGELIQNYGTWTYLILFLIIFAETGLVVTPILPGDSLLFAAGAFAGLGYLDPWWLFILLTVAGIIGDSVNYAVGLRIGPKIFHKENVRFLNKEYLQQAHMFYEKHGGKTIIFARFIPIIRTFAPFVAGIGQMTYRHFIFYNIIGSIVWVGLFISSGYFFGNIPTVRENFTLVIVAIIIISVIPAVIEFIRARRKSGINEA comes from the coding sequence TTGGAATTGATTGCGCAGTTTATAGATTTTTTTATTCATCTGGATGTCCACTTAGGCGAACTCATTCAGAATTACGGTACATGGACATATCTGATTTTATTTCTCATCATTTTTGCAGAGACCGGATTGGTGGTCACACCGATTTTACCGGGTGATTCGCTTCTTTTTGCGGCGGGTGCATTTGCCGGCTTGGGTTATCTTGATCCGTGGTGGTTATTTATTTTACTCACGGTAGCCGGCATTATCGGTGATTCGGTCAATTATGCCGTGGGTTTACGCATCGGACCTAAAATTTTTCATAAAGAAAATGTACGTTTTCTCAATAAAGAATATTTACAACAAGCGCATATGTTTTACGAAAAACATGGCGGTAAAACGATTATTTTTGCGCGCTTTATTCCCATCATTCGCACGTTTGCTCCTTTTGTTGCCGGTATTGGTCAAATGACGTACCGTCACTTCATTTTTTATAATATCATCGGTTCTATCGTGTGGGTCGGACTGTTCATTTCAAGCGGTTATTTTTTCGGTAATATCCCGACCGTGCGTGAAAATTTTACCCTCGTGATTGTGGCGATCATCATCATATCGGTGATTCCTGCCGTGATCGAATTCATTCGTGCCCGTCGCAAGTCCGGTATAAACGAAGCATAA
- a CDS encoding glycosyl hydrolase, whose product MKSSRSKNSPVTLLIGTRKGAFTLKSDARRRTWKVSAPIFLGHIVHHLMQDPRESKRWLMACKTGHLGPTVFQSDDRGKTWKESKQPPAFHKTDSAKRARAVDHVFWLTPGHASEPGVWYAGTSPQGLFRSEDHGVTWKNVDGFNENPMYEKWTGGDKDGTPDGPKLHSIIVDPRNARHMYLGCSSGGVFETADQGKTWTPLNKGCDAEFLPQPDPEYGHDPHCIQLHPLMPDRLYQQNHCGVYRMDRTEGRWHRIGKNLPKHIGDIGFSITLHPTDPDVAWVFPMDGTSVWPRTSPGGKPAVYATYNAGKTWKRLDKGFPKKDAYWTVFRQAMACDQKSKVGLYLGTTSGEVWGSTDEGRSWSCLVRHLPEIFSLEVLTR is encoded by the coding sequence ATGAAATCTTCACGTTCAAAAAATTCGCCCGTAACTTTGCTTATCGGTACGCGTAAGGGTGCGTTTACGCTCAAAAGCGATGCGCGGCGTCGCACGTGGAAAGTATCGGCACCGATTTTTTTGGGGCATATCGTACATCATCTGATGCAGGATCCGCGCGAATCCAAACGTTGGCTGATGGCTTGCAAAACAGGGCATCTCGGGCCTACGGTATTTCAATCTGATGATCGCGGTAAAACCTGGAAAGAATCCAAACAACCGCCGGCGTTTCATAAAACAGATTCTGCCAAACGTGCGCGCGCGGTAGATCATGTCTTTTGGTTGACGCCCGGCCATGCCAGTGAACCCGGGGTGTGGTATGCCGGTACATCGCCTCAGGGTTTATTTCGCAGCGAAGATCATGGTGTGACGTGGAAAAATGTAGACGGCTTCAATGAAAATCCGATGTATGAAAAATGGACTGGTGGTGATAAAGACGGCACCCCGGACGGCCCCAAACTTCATTCGATTATTGTGGATCCGCGTAATGCACGTCATATGTATCTTGGTTGCTCCAGCGGAGGCGTTTTTGAAACCGCAGATCAAGGCAAAACGTGGACGCCTTTGAATAAAGGATGTGATGCAGAATTTTTACCGCAACCTGATCCGGAGTACGGTCACGATCCGCACTGCATACAACTTCATCCGCTCATGCCGGACCGCTTGTATCAGCAGAATCATTGCGGAGTGTATCGTATGGATCGCACGGAGGGTCGCTGGCATCGGATTGGGAAAAATTTGCCCAAACATATCGGCGATATCGGTTTTTCGATTACGCTGCATCCTACGGATCCGGACGTGGCCTGGGTTTTTCCGATGGACGGGACGTCGGTTTGGCCGCGAACTTCACCCGGCGGTAAACCGGCAGTCTATGCAACGTACAATGCGGGAAAAACGTGGAAACGTTTAGATAAAGGATTTCCGAAAAAAGATGCTTACTGGACGGTGTTTCGTCAAGCGATGGCATGCGACCAGAAAAGTAAAGTCGGTTTATATCTTGGAACGACCTCCGGAGAGGTGTGGGGCAGTACCGATGAAGGGCGATCCTGGTCGTGTTTAGTTCGGCACTTGCCGGAGATTTTTTCACTTGAAGTTTTAACCCGGTGA
- a CDS encoding MoaD/ThiS family protein codes for MVIHIPNPLRSYTSDEKVQAEGHTIAEVLKNLDAQFPGIRFRVIDEQDRIRRHIKIFLNEEMVDNLKEPIESKDTLHIICALSGG; via the coding sequence ATGGTAATACACATTCCCAATCCTTTGCGTTCATATACATCGGACGAAAAAGTTCAAGCTGAAGGTCATACGATAGCGGAAGTTCTAAAGAATTTGGATGCACAATTTCCGGGAATACGTTTTCGCGTGATAGACGAACAAGACCGTATACGAAGGCACATCAAAATTTTTCTTAATGAAGAGATGGTAGATAACCTTAAAGAACCGATTGAATCCAAAGATACATTGCACATCATTTGCGCGTTAAGCGGAGGTTAA